The following are encoded together in the Glycine max cultivar Williams 82 chromosome 8, Glycine_max_v4.0, whole genome shotgun sequence genome:
- the LOC100807464 gene encoding uncharacterized protein isoform X1, translating into MEQKSILISALGVGVGVGVGIGLASGQSVGKWGANTFSSNAITAEKMEQEMLRQVVDGRESNATFDKFPYYLSEQTRVLLTSAAYVHLKHAEVSKYTRNLAPASRTILLSGPAELYQQMLAKALAHYFEAKLLLLDLTDFSLKIQSKYGFSNMESSFRRSTSETTLERLSDLFGSFSIFSQREEPKGKMNRPSSGVDLQSMGAEASCNPPILRRNASSSSNISGLASQTYPTNSVPLKRTTSWSFDEKLLIQSLYKVLAFVSKTYPIVLYLRDVDRLLYKSQRIYNLFQKMLKKLSGPVLILGSRVIDSGNDYEEVDEKINSLFPYNIEIRPPEDESHLVSWKSQLEEDLKMIQVQDNKNHIMEVLAANDLDCDDLDSICVSDTMVLSNYIEEIIVSAISYHLMKNKDTEYRNGKLVISSNSLSHALNIFHKGKSSRRDTSKLEDQAVKSEKQIEEGTAMKPEAKSENAAPVKKAEAETLSSVGKTDGEKSVPAPKAAVSLHQIFLCNNITRVYVRGLFRDNNLSLYGLISKLNVSLCYALVKCLLHILGSRNTLSILLAITYYLFCKFHVKLFHSIIHFQEVPPDNEFEKRIRPEVILANEIDVTFSDIGALDETKESLQELVMLPLRRPDLFTGGLLKPCRGILLFGPPGTGKTMLAKAIAKEAGASFINVSMSTITSKWFGEDEKNVRALFTLAAKVSPTIIFVDEVDSMLGQRTRVGEHEAMRKIKNEFMTHWDGLLTKQGERILVLAATNRPFDLDEAIIRRFERRIMVGLPSVENREKILRTLLAKEKVDNELEFKEIATMTEGYTGSDLKNLCTTAAYRPVRELIQQERIKSLDKKQKASRGQNKDVQESRGQSVVGNTQDALDEEEEVKQERVIITLRPLNMQDFKEAKNQVAASFAAEGAGMGELKQWNDLYGEGGSRKQQQLSYFL; encoded by the exons ATGGAACAGAAAAGCATTCTGATATCGGCTTTGGGTGTTGGGGTGGGAGTGGGAGTGGGGATTGGATTGGCCTCTGGACAAAGCGTTGGAAAATGGGGAGCCAACACTTTCTCCTCGAACGCTATTACTGCTGAGAAGATGGAGCAGGAAATGCTCAGACAAGTTGTTGACGGAAGAGAAAGCAACGCCACTTTTGATAAATTCCCTTATTACCTCAG TGAGCAAACACGGGTTTTGCTGACAAGTGCGGCTTATGTCCATTTAAAGCATGCTGAGGTTTCTAAGTATACACGTAATCTTGCTCCTGCAAGCCGGACTATTCTGCTTTCAGGGCCAGCAG AACTTTACCAACAGATGCTTGCCAAGGCTTTAGCTCATTACTTTGAGGCCAAGTTGCTTCTGTTAGATTTAACTGACTTTTCATTGAAG ATTCAGAGTAAATATGGTTTTTCCAACATGGAATCT tcTTTCAGAAGATCCACTTCAGAGACTACTTTGGAGCGGCTATCTGATCTATTTGGGTCATTTTCAATCTTTTCACAAAGGGAGGAACCTAAAG GCAAAATGAACAGGCCTAGCAGTGGAGTGGACCTCCAATCAAT GGGGGCTGAAGCATCTTGTAATCCTCCAATACTCCGTAGGAATGCTTCTTCCTCTTCAAATATTAGTGGCCTTGCTTCGCAAACCTATCCTACAAATTCAG TTCCTCTGAAGCGCACAACCAGCTGGTCTTTTGACGAAAAGCTTCTTATACAGTCTCTCTATAAG GTTCTGGCTTTTGTGTCAAAAACCTATCCCATTGTGCTATATTTGCGGGATGTTGATAGGCTGTTATATAAATCACAAAGGATATATAACTTGTTCcaaaaaatgttgaagaaaCTATCTGGACCAGTTTTGATTCTTGGTTCTCGAGTTATAGATTCTGGTAATGACTATGAAGAGGTGGATGAGAAAATTAATTCGCTCTTCCCATACAACATAGAAATCAGGCCACCAGAAGATGAATCGCATCTTGTCAGCTGGAAGTCTCAATTGGAAGAGGATTTGAAGATgatacaagttcaggataacaAAAACCATATCATGGAAGTGCTTGCAGCCAATGATCTTGATTGTGATGACCTGGATTCCATTTGTGTCTCAGACACAATGGTTCTCAGTAACTATATAGAAGAGATTATTGTGTCAGCAATTTCGTATCAtttgatgaaaaacaaagaCACTGAATACAGAAATGGGAAGCTCGTTATTTCTTCCAATAG TTTGTCCCATGCATTGAATATATTCCACAAGGGGAAATCCAGTAGAAGAGATACATCAAAATTGGAAGATCAAGCTGTAAAATCTGAG AAGCAAATAGAGGAGGGAACTGCTATGAAACCAGAAGCAAAGTCTGAAAATGCCGCTCCTGTAAAAAAGGCTGAAGCAGAAACATTAAGTTCAGTGGGAAAGACAGATGGTGAAAAATCAGTTCCTGCACCCAAAGCCGCTGTAAGCCTTCATCAAATTTTCTTGTGTAACAATATTACAAGAGTATATGTGAGAGGCCTATTCAGAGATAACAATCTCTCCCTTTATGGCCTCATCTCTAAGCTTAATGTATCTTTGTGCTATGCATTGGTGAAATGTTTACTTCATATCTTAGGATCTAGAAACACCCTTTCTATTCTGCTGGCTATCACTTATTATCTATTCTGTAAATTTCATGTCAAACTTTTTCACTCAATTATTCACTTTCAGGAAGTTCCTCCTGATAATGAGTTTGAGAAGCGAATAAGGCCCGAGGTAATACTAGCAAATGAGATTGATGTCACATTCTCTGATATTGGTGCCTTAGATGAGACCAAAGAATCCCTTCAAGAACTAGTAATGCTTCCTCTTAGAAGGCCAGACCTTTTCACTGGAGGCCTTCTAAAGCCTTGTAGAGGAATATTGCTGTTTGGACCTCCTGGAACTGGGAAGACAATGCTGGCAAAGGCCATTGCAAAGGAGGCCGGAGCAAGTTTCATCAATGTGTCCATGTCTACCATCACTTCTAAGTGGTTTGGTGAAGATGAGAAGAATGTTCGCGCTTTATTCACACTTGCAGCCAAGGTCTCCCCAACTATAATATTCGTGGATGAGGTTGATAGCATGCTTGGGCAACGGACCAGAGTTGGGGAACATGAAGCCATGAGGAAAATAAAGAATGAATTTATGACCCATTGGGATGGACTTTTGACAAAGCAAGGGGAGCGGATCCTTGTTCTTGCTGCAACCAATAGGCCTTTCGACTTGGATGAAGCTATTATTAGGCGATTTGAAAGAAG GATTATGGTAGGACTACCATCTGTGGAGAACAGGGAAAAGATTTTGAGGACTCTTTTGGCAAAAGAAAAGGTGGACAACGAACTTGAGTTTAAGGAAATTGCAACTATGACAGAAGGATATACTGGAAGTGATCTAAAG AACTTGTGCACAACTGCTGCTTATCGGCCTGTTAGAGAGCTAATTCAGCAAGAGAGGATAAAGAGTCTG GATAAAAAGCAGAAAGCTTCCAGGGGACAGAATAAAGATGTCCAAGAAAGTCGAGGACAATCCGTAGTAGGAAATACTCAAGATGCTCTAGATGAAGAAGAGGAAGTTAAACAGGAAAGAGTTATTATTACCCTTAGGCCATTGAATATGCAGGATTTCAAAGAGGCCAAAAATCAG GTTGCTGCAAGCTTTGCAGCTGAAGGGGCTGGAATGGGTGAGTTGAAACAGTGGAACGATTTGTACGGAGAAGGCGGTTCAAGGAAGCAGCAGCAGTTGTCTTACTTCCTGTGA
- the LOC100807464 gene encoding uncharacterized AAA domain-containing protein C16E9.10c isoform X4 yields the protein MEQKSILISALGVGVGVGVGIGLASGQSVGKWGANTFSSNAITAEKMEQEMLRQVVDGRESNATFDKFPYYLSEQTRVLLTSAAYVHLKHAEVSKYTRNLAPASRTILLSGPAELYQQMLAKALAHYFEAKLLLLDLTDFSLKIQSKYGFSNMESSFRRSTSETTLERLSDLFGSFSIFSQREEPKGKMNRPSSGVDLQSMGAEASCNPPILRRNASSSSNISGLASQTYPTNSVPLKRTTSWSFDEKLLIQSLYKVLAFVSKTYPIVLYLRDVDRLLYKSQRIYNLFQKMLKKLSGPVLILGSRVIDSGNDYEEVDEKINSLFPYNIEIRPPEDESHLVSWKSQLEEDLKMIQVQDNKNHIMEVLAANDLDCDDLDSICVSDTMVLSNYIEEIIVSAISYHLMKNKDTEYRNGKLVISSNSLSHALNIFHKGKSSRRDTSKLEDQAVKSEQIEEGTAMKPEAKSENAAPVKKAEAETLSSVGKTDGEKSVPAPKAAEVPPDNEFEKRIRPEVILANEIDVTFSDIGALDETKESLQELVMLPLRRPDLFTGGLLKPCRGILLFGPPGTGKTMLAKAIAKEAGASFINVSMSTITSKWFGEDEKNVRALFTLAAKVSPTIIFVDEVDSMLGQRTRVGEHEAMRKIKNEFMTHWDGLLTKQGERILVLAATNRPFDLDEAIIRRFERRIMVGLPSVENREKILRTLLAKEKVDNELEFKEIATMTEGYTGSDLKNLCTTAAYRPVRELIQQERIKSLDKKQKASRGQNKDVQESRGQSVVGNTQDALDEEEEVKQERVIITLRPLNMQDFKEAKNQVAASFAAEGAGMGELKQWNDLYGEGGSRKQQQLSYFL from the exons ATGGAACAGAAAAGCATTCTGATATCGGCTTTGGGTGTTGGGGTGGGAGTGGGAGTGGGGATTGGATTGGCCTCTGGACAAAGCGTTGGAAAATGGGGAGCCAACACTTTCTCCTCGAACGCTATTACTGCTGAGAAGATGGAGCAGGAAATGCTCAGACAAGTTGTTGACGGAAGAGAAAGCAACGCCACTTTTGATAAATTCCCTTATTACCTCAG TGAGCAAACACGGGTTTTGCTGACAAGTGCGGCTTATGTCCATTTAAAGCATGCTGAGGTTTCTAAGTATACACGTAATCTTGCTCCTGCAAGCCGGACTATTCTGCTTTCAGGGCCAGCAG AACTTTACCAACAGATGCTTGCCAAGGCTTTAGCTCATTACTTTGAGGCCAAGTTGCTTCTGTTAGATTTAACTGACTTTTCATTGAAG ATTCAGAGTAAATATGGTTTTTCCAACATGGAATCT tcTTTCAGAAGATCCACTTCAGAGACTACTTTGGAGCGGCTATCTGATCTATTTGGGTCATTTTCAATCTTTTCACAAAGGGAGGAACCTAAAG GCAAAATGAACAGGCCTAGCAGTGGAGTGGACCTCCAATCAAT GGGGGCTGAAGCATCTTGTAATCCTCCAATACTCCGTAGGAATGCTTCTTCCTCTTCAAATATTAGTGGCCTTGCTTCGCAAACCTATCCTACAAATTCAG TTCCTCTGAAGCGCACAACCAGCTGGTCTTTTGACGAAAAGCTTCTTATACAGTCTCTCTATAAG GTTCTGGCTTTTGTGTCAAAAACCTATCCCATTGTGCTATATTTGCGGGATGTTGATAGGCTGTTATATAAATCACAAAGGATATATAACTTGTTCcaaaaaatgttgaagaaaCTATCTGGACCAGTTTTGATTCTTGGTTCTCGAGTTATAGATTCTGGTAATGACTATGAAGAGGTGGATGAGAAAATTAATTCGCTCTTCCCATACAACATAGAAATCAGGCCACCAGAAGATGAATCGCATCTTGTCAGCTGGAAGTCTCAATTGGAAGAGGATTTGAAGATgatacaagttcaggataacaAAAACCATATCATGGAAGTGCTTGCAGCCAATGATCTTGATTGTGATGACCTGGATTCCATTTGTGTCTCAGACACAATGGTTCTCAGTAACTATATAGAAGAGATTATTGTGTCAGCAATTTCGTATCAtttgatgaaaaacaaagaCACTGAATACAGAAATGGGAAGCTCGTTATTTCTTCCAATAG TTTGTCCCATGCATTGAATATATTCCACAAGGGGAAATCCAGTAGAAGAGATACATCAAAATTGGAAGATCAAGCTGTAAAATCTGAG CAAATAGAGGAGGGAACTGCTATGAAACCAGAAGCAAAGTCTGAAAATGCCGCTCCTGTAAAAAAGGCTGAAGCAGAAACATTAAGTTCAGTGGGAAAGACAGATGGTGAAAAATCAGTTCCTGCACCCAAAGCCGCT GAAGTTCCTCCTGATAATGAGTTTGAGAAGCGAATAAGGCCCGAGGTAATACTAGCAAATGAGATTGATGTCACATTCTCTGATATTGGTGCCTTAGATGAGACCAAAGAATCCCTTCAAGAACTAGTAATGCTTCCTCTTAGAAGGCCAGACCTTTTCACTGGAGGCCTTCTAAAGCCTTGTAGAGGAATATTGCTGTTTGGACCTCCTGGAACTGGGAAGACAATGCTGGCAAAGGCCATTGCAAAGGAGGCCGGAGCAAGTTTCATCAATGTGTCCATGTCTACCATCACTTCTAAGTGGTTTGGTGAAGATGAGAAGAATGTTCGCGCTTTATTCACACTTGCAGCCAAGGTCTCCCCAACTATAATATTCGTGGATGAGGTTGATAGCATGCTTGGGCAACGGACCAGAGTTGGGGAACATGAAGCCATGAGGAAAATAAAGAATGAATTTATGACCCATTGGGATGGACTTTTGACAAAGCAAGGGGAGCGGATCCTTGTTCTTGCTGCAACCAATAGGCCTTTCGACTTGGATGAAGCTATTATTAGGCGATTTGAAAGAAG GATTATGGTAGGACTACCATCTGTGGAGAACAGGGAAAAGATTTTGAGGACTCTTTTGGCAAAAGAAAAGGTGGACAACGAACTTGAGTTTAAGGAAATTGCAACTATGACAGAAGGATATACTGGAAGTGATCTAAAG AACTTGTGCACAACTGCTGCTTATCGGCCTGTTAGAGAGCTAATTCAGCAAGAGAGGATAAAGAGTCTG GATAAAAAGCAGAAAGCTTCCAGGGGACAGAATAAAGATGTCCAAGAAAGTCGAGGACAATCCGTAGTAGGAAATACTCAAGATGCTCTAGATGAAGAAGAGGAAGTTAAACAGGAAAGAGTTATTATTACCCTTAGGCCATTGAATATGCAGGATTTCAAAGAGGCCAAAAATCAG GTTGCTGCAAGCTTTGCAGCTGAAGGGGCTGGAATGGGTGAGTTGAAACAGTGGAACGATTTGTACGGAGAAGGCGGTTCAAGGAAGCAGCAGCAGTTGTCTTACTTCCTGTGA
- the LOC100807464 gene encoding ribosome biogenesis ATPase RIX7 isoform X3: protein MEQKSILISALGVGVGVGVGIGLASGQSVGKWGANTFSSNAITAEKMEQEMLRQVVDGRESNATFDKFPYYLSEQTRVLLTSAAYVHLKHAEVSKYTRNLAPASRTILLSGPAELYQQMLAKALAHYFEAKLLLLDLTDFSLKIQSKYGFSNMESSFRRSTSETTLERLSDLFGSFSIFSQREEPKGKMNRPSSGVDLQSMGAEASCNPPILRRNASSSSNISGLASQTYPTNSVPLKRTTSWSFDEKLLIQSLYKVLAFVSKTYPIVLYLRDVDRLLYKSQRIYNLFQKMLKKLSGPVLILGSRVIDSGNDYEEVDEKINSLFPYNIEIRPPEDESHLVSWKSQLEEDLKMIQVQDNKNHIMEVLAANDLDCDDLDSICVSDTMVLSNYIEEIIVSAISYHLMKNKDTEYRNGKLVISSNSLSHALNIFHKGKSSRRDTSKLEDQAVKSEKQIEEGTAMKPEAKSENAAPVKKAEAETLSSVGKTDGEKSVPAPKAAEVPPDNEFEKRIRPEVILANEIDVTFSDIGALDETKESLQELVMLPLRRPDLFTGGLLKPCRGILLFGPPGTGKTMLAKAIAKEAGASFINVSMSTITSKWFGEDEKNVRALFTLAAKVSPTIIFVDEVDSMLGQRTRVGEHEAMRKIKNEFMTHWDGLLTKQGERILVLAATNRPFDLDEAIIRRFERRIMVGLPSVENREKILRTLLAKEKVDNELEFKEIATMTEGYTGSDLKNLCTTAAYRPVRELIQQERIKSLDKKQKASRGQNKDVQESRGQSVVGNTQDALDEEEEVKQERVIITLRPLNMQDFKEAKNQVAASFAAEGAGMGELKQWNDLYGEGGSRKQQQLSYFL, encoded by the exons ATGGAACAGAAAAGCATTCTGATATCGGCTTTGGGTGTTGGGGTGGGAGTGGGAGTGGGGATTGGATTGGCCTCTGGACAAAGCGTTGGAAAATGGGGAGCCAACACTTTCTCCTCGAACGCTATTACTGCTGAGAAGATGGAGCAGGAAATGCTCAGACAAGTTGTTGACGGAAGAGAAAGCAACGCCACTTTTGATAAATTCCCTTATTACCTCAG TGAGCAAACACGGGTTTTGCTGACAAGTGCGGCTTATGTCCATTTAAAGCATGCTGAGGTTTCTAAGTATACACGTAATCTTGCTCCTGCAAGCCGGACTATTCTGCTTTCAGGGCCAGCAG AACTTTACCAACAGATGCTTGCCAAGGCTTTAGCTCATTACTTTGAGGCCAAGTTGCTTCTGTTAGATTTAACTGACTTTTCATTGAAG ATTCAGAGTAAATATGGTTTTTCCAACATGGAATCT tcTTTCAGAAGATCCACTTCAGAGACTACTTTGGAGCGGCTATCTGATCTATTTGGGTCATTTTCAATCTTTTCACAAAGGGAGGAACCTAAAG GCAAAATGAACAGGCCTAGCAGTGGAGTGGACCTCCAATCAAT GGGGGCTGAAGCATCTTGTAATCCTCCAATACTCCGTAGGAATGCTTCTTCCTCTTCAAATATTAGTGGCCTTGCTTCGCAAACCTATCCTACAAATTCAG TTCCTCTGAAGCGCACAACCAGCTGGTCTTTTGACGAAAAGCTTCTTATACAGTCTCTCTATAAG GTTCTGGCTTTTGTGTCAAAAACCTATCCCATTGTGCTATATTTGCGGGATGTTGATAGGCTGTTATATAAATCACAAAGGATATATAACTTGTTCcaaaaaatgttgaagaaaCTATCTGGACCAGTTTTGATTCTTGGTTCTCGAGTTATAGATTCTGGTAATGACTATGAAGAGGTGGATGAGAAAATTAATTCGCTCTTCCCATACAACATAGAAATCAGGCCACCAGAAGATGAATCGCATCTTGTCAGCTGGAAGTCTCAATTGGAAGAGGATTTGAAGATgatacaagttcaggataacaAAAACCATATCATGGAAGTGCTTGCAGCCAATGATCTTGATTGTGATGACCTGGATTCCATTTGTGTCTCAGACACAATGGTTCTCAGTAACTATATAGAAGAGATTATTGTGTCAGCAATTTCGTATCAtttgatgaaaaacaaagaCACTGAATACAGAAATGGGAAGCTCGTTATTTCTTCCAATAG TTTGTCCCATGCATTGAATATATTCCACAAGGGGAAATCCAGTAGAAGAGATACATCAAAATTGGAAGATCAAGCTGTAAAATCTGAG AAGCAAATAGAGGAGGGAACTGCTATGAAACCAGAAGCAAAGTCTGAAAATGCCGCTCCTGTAAAAAAGGCTGAAGCAGAAACATTAAGTTCAGTGGGAAAGACAGATGGTGAAAAATCAGTTCCTGCACCCAAAGCCGCT GAAGTTCCTCCTGATAATGAGTTTGAGAAGCGAATAAGGCCCGAGGTAATACTAGCAAATGAGATTGATGTCACATTCTCTGATATTGGTGCCTTAGATGAGACCAAAGAATCCCTTCAAGAACTAGTAATGCTTCCTCTTAGAAGGCCAGACCTTTTCACTGGAGGCCTTCTAAAGCCTTGTAGAGGAATATTGCTGTTTGGACCTCCTGGAACTGGGAAGACAATGCTGGCAAAGGCCATTGCAAAGGAGGCCGGAGCAAGTTTCATCAATGTGTCCATGTCTACCATCACTTCTAAGTGGTTTGGTGAAGATGAGAAGAATGTTCGCGCTTTATTCACACTTGCAGCCAAGGTCTCCCCAACTATAATATTCGTGGATGAGGTTGATAGCATGCTTGGGCAACGGACCAGAGTTGGGGAACATGAAGCCATGAGGAAAATAAAGAATGAATTTATGACCCATTGGGATGGACTTTTGACAAAGCAAGGGGAGCGGATCCTTGTTCTTGCTGCAACCAATAGGCCTTTCGACTTGGATGAAGCTATTATTAGGCGATTTGAAAGAAG GATTATGGTAGGACTACCATCTGTGGAGAACAGGGAAAAGATTTTGAGGACTCTTTTGGCAAAAGAAAAGGTGGACAACGAACTTGAGTTTAAGGAAATTGCAACTATGACAGAAGGATATACTGGAAGTGATCTAAAG AACTTGTGCACAACTGCTGCTTATCGGCCTGTTAGAGAGCTAATTCAGCAAGAGAGGATAAAGAGTCTG GATAAAAAGCAGAAAGCTTCCAGGGGACAGAATAAAGATGTCCAAGAAAGTCGAGGACAATCCGTAGTAGGAAATACTCAAGATGCTCTAGATGAAGAAGAGGAAGTTAAACAGGAAAGAGTTATTATTACCCTTAGGCCATTGAATATGCAGGATTTCAAAGAGGCCAAAAATCAG GTTGCTGCAAGCTTTGCAGCTGAAGGGGCTGGAATGGGTGAGTTGAAACAGTGGAACGATTTGTACGGAGAAGGCGGTTCAAGGAAGCAGCAGCAGTTGTCTTACTTCCTGTGA
- the LOC100807464 gene encoding uncharacterized protein isoform X2, translated as MEQEMLRQVVDGRESNATFDKFPYYLSEQTRVLLTSAAYVHLKHAEVSKYTRNLAPASRTILLSGPAELYQQMLAKALAHYFEAKLLLLDLTDFSLKIQSKYGFSNMESSFRRSTSETTLERLSDLFGSFSIFSQREEPKGKMNRPSSGVDLQSMGAEASCNPPILRRNASSSSNISGLASQTYPTNSVPLKRTTSWSFDEKLLIQSLYKVLAFVSKTYPIVLYLRDVDRLLYKSQRIYNLFQKMLKKLSGPVLILGSRVIDSGNDYEEVDEKINSLFPYNIEIRPPEDESHLVSWKSQLEEDLKMIQVQDNKNHIMEVLAANDLDCDDLDSICVSDTMVLSNYIEEIIVSAISYHLMKNKDTEYRNGKLVISSNSLSHALNIFHKGKSSRRDTSKLEDQAVKSEKQIEEGTAMKPEAKSENAAPVKKAEAETLSSVGKTDGEKSVPAPKAAVSLHQIFLCNNITRVYVRGLFRDNNLSLYGLISKLNVSLCYALVKCLLHILGSRNTLSILLAITYYLFCKFHVKLFHSIIHFQEVPPDNEFEKRIRPEVILANEIDVTFSDIGALDETKESLQELVMLPLRRPDLFTGGLLKPCRGILLFGPPGTGKTMLAKAIAKEAGASFINVSMSTITSKWFGEDEKNVRALFTLAAKVSPTIIFVDEVDSMLGQRTRVGEHEAMRKIKNEFMTHWDGLLTKQGERILVLAATNRPFDLDEAIIRRFERRIMVGLPSVENREKILRTLLAKEKVDNELEFKEIATMTEGYTGSDLKNLCTTAAYRPVRELIQQERIKSLDKKQKASRGQNKDVQESRGQSVVGNTQDALDEEEEVKQERVIITLRPLNMQDFKEAKNQVAASFAAEGAGMGELKQWNDLYGEGGSRKQQQLSYFL; from the exons ATGGAGCAGGAAATGCTCAGACAAGTTGTTGACGGAAGAGAAAGCAACGCCACTTTTGATAAATTCCCTTATTACCTCAG TGAGCAAACACGGGTTTTGCTGACAAGTGCGGCTTATGTCCATTTAAAGCATGCTGAGGTTTCTAAGTATACACGTAATCTTGCTCCTGCAAGCCGGACTATTCTGCTTTCAGGGCCAGCAG AACTTTACCAACAGATGCTTGCCAAGGCTTTAGCTCATTACTTTGAGGCCAAGTTGCTTCTGTTAGATTTAACTGACTTTTCATTGAAG ATTCAGAGTAAATATGGTTTTTCCAACATGGAATCT tcTTTCAGAAGATCCACTTCAGAGACTACTTTGGAGCGGCTATCTGATCTATTTGGGTCATTTTCAATCTTTTCACAAAGGGAGGAACCTAAAG GCAAAATGAACAGGCCTAGCAGTGGAGTGGACCTCCAATCAAT GGGGGCTGAAGCATCTTGTAATCCTCCAATACTCCGTAGGAATGCTTCTTCCTCTTCAAATATTAGTGGCCTTGCTTCGCAAACCTATCCTACAAATTCAG TTCCTCTGAAGCGCACAACCAGCTGGTCTTTTGACGAAAAGCTTCTTATACAGTCTCTCTATAAG GTTCTGGCTTTTGTGTCAAAAACCTATCCCATTGTGCTATATTTGCGGGATGTTGATAGGCTGTTATATAAATCACAAAGGATATATAACTTGTTCcaaaaaatgttgaagaaaCTATCTGGACCAGTTTTGATTCTTGGTTCTCGAGTTATAGATTCTGGTAATGACTATGAAGAGGTGGATGAGAAAATTAATTCGCTCTTCCCATACAACATAGAAATCAGGCCACCAGAAGATGAATCGCATCTTGTCAGCTGGAAGTCTCAATTGGAAGAGGATTTGAAGATgatacaagttcaggataacaAAAACCATATCATGGAAGTGCTTGCAGCCAATGATCTTGATTGTGATGACCTGGATTCCATTTGTGTCTCAGACACAATGGTTCTCAGTAACTATATAGAAGAGATTATTGTGTCAGCAATTTCGTATCAtttgatgaaaaacaaagaCACTGAATACAGAAATGGGAAGCTCGTTATTTCTTCCAATAG TTTGTCCCATGCATTGAATATATTCCACAAGGGGAAATCCAGTAGAAGAGATACATCAAAATTGGAAGATCAAGCTGTAAAATCTGAG AAGCAAATAGAGGAGGGAACTGCTATGAAACCAGAAGCAAAGTCTGAAAATGCCGCTCCTGTAAAAAAGGCTGAAGCAGAAACATTAAGTTCAGTGGGAAAGACAGATGGTGAAAAATCAGTTCCTGCACCCAAAGCCGCTGTAAGCCTTCATCAAATTTTCTTGTGTAACAATATTACAAGAGTATATGTGAGAGGCCTATTCAGAGATAACAATCTCTCCCTTTATGGCCTCATCTCTAAGCTTAATGTATCTTTGTGCTATGCATTGGTGAAATGTTTACTTCATATCTTAGGATCTAGAAACACCCTTTCTATTCTGCTGGCTATCACTTATTATCTATTCTGTAAATTTCATGTCAAACTTTTTCACTCAATTATTCACTTTCAGGAAGTTCCTCCTGATAATGAGTTTGAGAAGCGAATAAGGCCCGAGGTAATACTAGCAAATGAGATTGATGTCACATTCTCTGATATTGGTGCCTTAGATGAGACCAAAGAATCCCTTCAAGAACTAGTAATGCTTCCTCTTAGAAGGCCAGACCTTTTCACTGGAGGCCTTCTAAAGCCTTGTAGAGGAATATTGCTGTTTGGACCTCCTGGAACTGGGAAGACAATGCTGGCAAAGGCCATTGCAAAGGAGGCCGGAGCAAGTTTCATCAATGTGTCCATGTCTACCATCACTTCTAAGTGGTTTGGTGAAGATGAGAAGAATGTTCGCGCTTTATTCACACTTGCAGCCAAGGTCTCCCCAACTATAATATTCGTGGATGAGGTTGATAGCATGCTTGGGCAACGGACCAGAGTTGGGGAACATGAAGCCATGAGGAAAATAAAGAATGAATTTATGACCCATTGGGATGGACTTTTGACAAAGCAAGGGGAGCGGATCCTTGTTCTTGCTGCAACCAATAGGCCTTTCGACTTGGATGAAGCTATTATTAGGCGATTTGAAAGAAG GATTATGGTAGGACTACCATCTGTGGAGAACAGGGAAAAGATTTTGAGGACTCTTTTGGCAAAAGAAAAGGTGGACAACGAACTTGAGTTTAAGGAAATTGCAACTATGACAGAAGGATATACTGGAAGTGATCTAAAG AACTTGTGCACAACTGCTGCTTATCGGCCTGTTAGAGAGCTAATTCAGCAAGAGAGGATAAAGAGTCTG GATAAAAAGCAGAAAGCTTCCAGGGGACAGAATAAAGATGTCCAAGAAAGTCGAGGACAATCCGTAGTAGGAAATACTCAAGATGCTCTAGATGAAGAAGAGGAAGTTAAACAGGAAAGAGTTATTATTACCCTTAGGCCATTGAATATGCAGGATTTCAAAGAGGCCAAAAATCAG GTTGCTGCAAGCTTTGCAGCTGAAGGGGCTGGAATGGGTGAGTTGAAACAGTGGAACGATTTGTACGGAGAAGGCGGTTCAAGGAAGCAGCAGCAGTTGTCTTACTTCCTGTGA